A genomic stretch from Helianthus annuus cultivar XRQ/B chromosome 1, HanXRQr2.0-SUNRISE, whole genome shotgun sequence includes:
- the LOC110878268 gene encoding 11S globulin seed storage protein G3-like — MHPSLPNMAKLFVSLSFLLLIHGCLAYQPFFQQQNQCQIQRINALEPITRVQSEAGVTEVFDSNEQQFQCAGVEVIRHRIQPRGLLLPSYTNTPILFFVELGSGIQGVMLPGCPETYEVSTEQFEGRKGGSAFTDRHQKIHQFWQGDVVAIPTGAAHWLYNNGQDELVIIALLDSTNYANQLDPSYKRFFLAGNSQGEQVQQIEQPRSWENLQQDRLLKKGSDNIFKGFTTETIAESFNVDHETAELLRGESDQRGHIVFVEKGLQVIQPPMRHEEQEYRGGPRANGVEETICSMKLRVNIDDPSEADLYNPQAGRCTRLNSFKFPILQYLQLSAERGVLHRNAIVSPHWIMNAHNIIYVTDGYMRIQIVNDQGQEVFNDVLQEQQLVVVPQNFAVAKQAGEQGSKWISFRTNDNAIMNTLAGRTSVMRALPVDVLANAYQLSSEDAQKLKYNRQESVLFMPGGSYTGSRGGM; from the exons ATGCACCCATCGTTACCCAACATGGCTAAACTCTTTGTTTCTCTAAGCTTCCTCCTGCTCATCCATGGCTGCCTTGCTTACCAACCATTTTTCCAACAGCAAAACCAGTGCCAGATTCAAAGAATCAATGCTCTTGAACCCATTACACGAGTTCAATCTGAAGCTGGTGTCACTGAGGTCTTTGATTCCAATGAACAGCAGTTCCAGTGTGCAGGTGTTGAGGTCATCCGCCACAGGATTCAACCGCGAGGACTTCTCTTGCCatcgtacaccaacacccctatcCTCTTCTTTGTTGAACTAG GAAGTGGTATTCAAGGGGTGATGTTGCCTGGTTGCCCGGAGACATATGAAGTATCGACCGAACAATTTGAAGGGCGTAAAGGCGGAAGCGCGTTTACGGATCGCCACCAGAAGATCCACCAGTTCTGGCAAGGAGATGTGGTGGCCATCCCTACAGGAGCTGCACACTGGCTTTACAACAATGGACAAGATGAGCTTGTTATCATTGCTTTACTTGACAGCACAAACTATGCTAATCAACTTGATCCAAGCTACAAG AGATTCTTCCTAGCCGGAAACTCACAAGGAGAACAAGTGCAACAAATAGAACAACCAAGATCATGGGAAAATCTACAACAAGACCGATTACTTAAAAAGGGCTCCGACAACATTTTCAAGGGGTTCACAACCGAAACTATTGCCGAGTCGTTTAATGTAGATCACGAGACCGCAGAGTTGCTTCGCGGTGAAAGTGACCAGAGGGGACACATTGTCTTCGTGGAAAAAGGCCTTCAAGTTATCCAGCCACCAATGCGCCATGAAGAACAAGAATACCGTGGTGGTCCTCGAGCCAATGGTGTAGAAGAAACCATTTGCTCGATGAAACTCCGGGTGAACATCGACGATCCTTCGGAAGCCGACCTTTACAACCCGCAAGCCGGCCGTTGCACACGTCTCAACAGCTTCAAGTTCCCCATTCTTCAGTATTTGCAACTCAGCGCCGAAAGAGGTGTTCTCCACAGG AATGCCATAGTGTCACCACACTGGATAATGAATGCCCACAACATAATCTACGTGACAGACGGATACATGAGGATTCAGATAGTGAATGACCAGGGTCAAGAGGTGTTCAACGACGTTCTCCAAGAACAACAACTCGTGGTGGTGCCACAGAATTTCGCAGTGGCGAAACAAGCTGGCGAACAAGGGTCTAAGTGGATTTCCTTCAGGACCAACGACAACGCGATAATGAACACCTTGGCCGGAAGGACCTCTGTCATGAGAGCATTGCCTGTGGATGTCCTAGCGAATGCATACCAGTTGTCGAGCGAAGATGCACAGAAACTCAAGTACAACAGACAGGAGTCTGTGTTGTTCATGCCCGGAGGTAGTTACACCGGTTCCCGTGGTGGGATGTAG